The following proteins are co-located in the Gigantopelta aegis isolate Gae_Host chromosome 5, Gae_host_genome, whole genome shotgun sequence genome:
- the LOC121373339 gene encoding carnosine N-methyltransferase-like isoform X1 → MDDKEVNSDEERQEREHFIRIINAFRFYRTHSLKRVKNAEKYFSELPEEHQSMVPTFLENLRLLRTCIDHNYEVIKLILKDSDCMFENKNHGLPEGQTAPKKIPPTAFDMDKVKTTLKQFMRDWSEAGADEREACYGPVMREIKRLYSSDKCDASSVNILVPGAGLGRLAFELAKSGYSCQGNEWSLFMLFASNFVLNKCSEVNSFRLYPWVHQWTNLKHTSDQTVEIKFPDINPTDLAPNTNFSMAAGDFLEVYTDPEAWDCVATVFFIDTAHNIIAYIERIFKILKPGGHWINLGPLLFHYADMANETSIELSYEEVRKVVVRMGFQIEKEEQDVKTTYTQNPESMLQYNYCSVFFVARKPV, encoded by the exons ATGGATGACAAAGAGGTGAATTCGGACGAGGAGAGACAGGAAAGAGAACATTTTATACGAATAATTAACGCGTTTCGATTTTACAG AACACACTCGTTAAAAAGAGTGAAGAATGCAGAGAAGTATTTCTCCGAGTTGCCCGAGGAGCACCAGTCGATGGTTCCGACATTCCTGGAAAATCTGCGCCTGCTGCGTACATGCATCGACCACAACTACGAGGTGATCAAGCTCATCCTCAAAGACTCGGACTGCATGTTCGAGAACAAGAACCACGGACTACCAGAG GGTCAGACGGCCCCTAAGAAGATCCCTCCTACAGCCTTTGACATGGACAAGGTGAAGACGACACTGAAACAGTTCATGCGAGACTGGAGCGAAGCGGGGGCGGACGAACGTGAAGCCTGTTACGGGCCAGTGATGCGTGAAATCAAAAGACTTTATTCTTCAGACAAGTG TGATGCATCGTCGGTGAACATCCTAGTCCCGGGAGCCGGTCTCGGCAGGCTGGCGTTCGAGTTGGCGAAGTCAGGCTACTCGTGTCAGGGAAATGAGTGGAGTCTCTTCATGCTGTTTGCTTCCAACTTCGTCCTCAACAA GTGTAGCGAAGTGAACTCGTTTCGACTATACCCGTGGGTTCACCAGTGGACAAATTTAAAACACACATCCGACCAGACTGTAGAAATCAAATTCCCCGATATAAACCCAACAGACCTCGCCCCCAACACAAACTTCTCAATGGCAGCGGGAGATTTCCTCGAGGTCTACACTGACCCAG AAGCGTGGGATTGTGTTGCCACAGTGTTTTTTATTGACACAGCTCATAACATTATTGCATATATTGAGAGAATATTCAAAATACTAAAGCCAGGTGGACACTGGATAAATCTTG gtCCTTTGTTGTTCCATTATGCAGACATGGCCAATGAAACGTCCATAGAACTGAGTTATGAAGAAGTGAGAAAAGTTGTCGTCAGAATGGGTTTTCAAATAGAA
- the LOC121373339 gene encoding carnosine N-methyltransferase-like isoform X2 has protein sequence MDDKEVNSDEERQEREHFIRIINAFRFYRTHSLKRVKNAEKYFSELPEEHQSMVPTFLENLRLLRTCIDHNYEVIKLILKDSDCMFENKNHGLPEGQTAPKKIPPTAFDMDKVKTTLKQFMRDWSEAGADEREACYGPVMREIKRLYSSDKCDASSVNILVPGAGLGRLAFELAKSGYSCQGNEWSLFMLFASNFVLNKCSEVNSFRLYPWVHQWTNLKHTSDQTVEIKFPDINPTDLAPNTNFSMAAGDFLEVYTDPEAWDCVATVFFIDTAHNIIAYIERIFKILKPGGHWINLEAQ, from the exons ATGGATGACAAAGAGGTGAATTCGGACGAGGAGAGACAGGAAAGAGAACATTTTATACGAATAATTAACGCGTTTCGATTTTACAG AACACACTCGTTAAAAAGAGTGAAGAATGCAGAGAAGTATTTCTCCGAGTTGCCCGAGGAGCACCAGTCGATGGTTCCGACATTCCTGGAAAATCTGCGCCTGCTGCGTACATGCATCGACCACAACTACGAGGTGATCAAGCTCATCCTCAAAGACTCGGACTGCATGTTCGAGAACAAGAACCACGGACTACCAGAG GGTCAGACGGCCCCTAAGAAGATCCCTCCTACAGCCTTTGACATGGACAAGGTGAAGACGACACTGAAACAGTTCATGCGAGACTGGAGCGAAGCGGGGGCGGACGAACGTGAAGCCTGTTACGGGCCAGTGATGCGTGAAATCAAAAGACTTTATTCTTCAGACAAGTG TGATGCATCGTCGGTGAACATCCTAGTCCCGGGAGCCGGTCTCGGCAGGCTGGCGTTCGAGTTGGCGAAGTCAGGCTACTCGTGTCAGGGAAATGAGTGGAGTCTCTTCATGCTGTTTGCTTCCAACTTCGTCCTCAACAA GTGTAGCGAAGTGAACTCGTTTCGACTATACCCGTGGGTTCACCAGTGGACAAATTTAAAACACACATCCGACCAGACTGTAGAAATCAAATTCCCCGATATAAACCCAACAGACCTCGCCCCCAACACAAACTTCTCAATGGCAGCGGGAGATTTCCTCGAGGTCTACACTGACCCAG AAGCGTGGGATTGTGTTGCCACAGTGTTTTTTATTGACACAGCTCATAACATTATTGCATATATTGAGAGAATATTCAAAATACTAAAGCCAGGTGGACACTGGATAAATCTTG AAGCTCAATAA